Proteins encoded together in one Fusobacterium varium window:
- a CDS encoding EI24 domain-containing protein translates to MKSIKLVLTAFSESFSLIRIIGLKKYYFIPGVLGALLFILMMIGANFISGGLLNYLENIFNISEYHSIISIILKITIWIVVASIYFLIYKSVLLVILSPFMGYVSEKVDNYLTGKEYDFSFNDNMRFIWRGIQIGIKSFIKQLIGMFIIMLCSFLFPINLSIPLLMFLLQGYFTGFSFIDYTLERYNFTPEESLKFLKKQRFYSLWIGSIFTILFLIPFIGIFIAPLVTCVAATKVTLELLKEERN, encoded by the coding sequence ATGAAAAGTATTAAATTAGTTTTAACAGCATTTTCTGAATCTTTTAGTTTAATTAGAATAATTGGTTTAAAAAAATATTATTTTATTCCTGGAGTTTTAGGTGCTTTACTCTTTATTTTAATGATGATTGGAGCAAATTTTATTTCAGGCGGATTGTTAAATTATCTGGAAAATATTTTTAATATCTCTGAATACCATTCAATTATCTCAATAATATTAAAAATTACTATTTGGATAGTTGTAGCATCAATATATTTTCTAATATATAAATCTGTTCTTTTGGTTATCTTATCTCCGTTTATGGGATATGTTTCAGAAAAAGTTGATAACTATCTTACAGGAAAAGAGTATGATTTCTCTTTTAATGATAATATGAGATTTATTTGGAGAGGAATACAGATTGGAATTAAAAGTTTTATAAAGCAACTTATAGGAATGTTTATAATTATGTTATGTAGTTTTTTATTTCCTATAAATCTTTCTATTCCGCTATTAATGTTTCTACTTCAAGGATATTTTACTGGATTTTCTTTTATAGATTATACTCTTGAAAGATATAATTTTACCCCTGAAGAGAGTCTAAAATTTCTAAAAAAACAGAGATTCTATTCTCTATGGATAGGAAGTATCTTTACAATTTTATTTCTTATTCCTTTTATAGGAATCTTTATTGCTCCATTAGTAACTTGTGTAGCTGCTACTAAAGTTACTTTAGAACTTTTAAAAGAAGAAAGAAATTAA
- a CDS encoding histidine phosphatase family protein produces MEIYFIRHGETLWNTLKIFQGSSDSPLTELGMSQARKLGEKLKDTEFTAFYSSPMGRTIATSKLILGDKKQEIKFIDEFKEISMGNMEGVPREEFEKKYPEEFYNFFNNPKDYAPTGYNGETYYEVIERVKIGLNKLLAMHKDGDRIAVVTHGVTLKALFHIINDENISDLGAAKVHRNTSLSIVEYKDKKFNIKVFSDISHLED; encoded by the coding sequence ATGGAAATTTACTTTATACGTCATGGAGAAACTCTATGGAATACTCTGAAAATATTTCAAGGGAGCTCTGATTCACCTTTAACTGAACTTGGTATGTCTCAAGCTAGAAAACTTGGTGAAAAACTAAAAGATACTGAATTTACAGCTTTTTACTCATCTCCTATGGGAAGAACAATTGCTACAAGTAAGTTAATTTTAGGAGATAAAAAACAGGAGATCAAATTTATTGATGAATTTAAAGAGATCTCAATGGGAAATATGGAAGGTGTTCCTCGTGAGGAGTTTGAGAAAAAATACCCAGAGGAATTTTATAACTTCTTTAACAATCCTAAAGATTATGCTCCAACAGGGTATAATGGTGAAACTTACTATGAGGTTATTGAAAGAGTAAAAATTGGATTAAATAAACTTTTAGCTATGCACAAAGATGGAGATAGAATAGCTGTTGTTACTCATGGGGTAACTTTAAAAGCTCTATTTCATATTATAAATGATGAAAATATCAGCGATTTAGGAGCTGCAAAAGTCCATAGAAATACAAGTTTATCAATTGTAGAATATAAAGATAAAAAATTTAATATTAAGGTTTTCTCTGATATTTCTCATCTTGAAGATTAA
- a CDS encoding M48 family metallopeptidase, which yields MKLKKLLSIIFISLLVISCSSAPISGRKQLLLVDEAPLIQQSYAQYRQVLNQSVVLNNADSKKVKKVGNNIAKAVERYFQLHPEERKSNIKYAWEFNLLKDKTPNAWCMPGGKVAVYTGILPYTQNEQGLAVVMSHEIAHAIAQHSREQQSQSMIQNGVGALLGVAFGVPQELYGSASNLIMLNYSRTQETEADELGLIFMKMAGYNPNYALTFWQRMAKASSGKQSPEFLSTHPNDQTRINNIKRFLQSEKFKNISK from the coding sequence ATGAAGTTAAAAAAATTATTGTCAATTATATTTATATCATTATTAGTTATTTCATGTAGTAGTGCTCCAATCTCAGGGAGAAAACAACTTCTATTAGTTGATGAAGCTCCACTTATTCAACAAAGCTATGCACAATATAGGCAAGTTTTAAATCAAAGTGTTGTTTTAAACAATGCTGATTCAAAAAAAGTTAAAAAAGTAGGAAATAATATTGCAAAAGCTGTTGAAAGATACTTCCAACTTCATCCAGAAGAGAGAAAATCAAATATAAAATATGCTTGGGAATTTAATTTATTAAAAGATAAAACTCCTAACGCTTGGTGTATGCCTGGTGGAAAAGTTGCTGTATATACTGGTATTTTACCTTATACTCAAAATGAACAGGGATTAGCAGTAGTAATGTCACATGAGATTGCTCACGCCATAGCCCAACATAGTAGAGAGCAACAAAGTCAATCTATGATTCAAAATGGTGTAGGTGCTCTATTAGGTGTTGCTTTTGGAGTTCCTCAAGAACTATATGGAAGTGCATCAAATCTTATTATGCTTAATTACAGCAGAACTCAAGAAACTGAAGCTGATGAGCTAGGACTTATTTTTATGAAGATGGCAGGTTATAACCCTAATTATGCTTTAACATTCTGGCAAAGAATGGCAAAAGCTAGTAGTGGAAAACAATCACCAGAATTTTTAAGTACTCACCCAAATGATCAAACTAGAATTAATAATATTAAAAGATTTTTACAAAGTGAAAAATTTAAAAATATAAGCAAATAA
- the kdsB gene encoding 3-deoxy-manno-octulosonate cytidylyltransferase — translation MKFLGVIPSRYASTRLEGKPLKDICGHTMVEWVYKRALKSKLDGVVVATDDERIVDEVKSFGGNVILTRKDHINGTSRIAEVCETYTDYDVIVNIQGDEPLIEPDMINSIIDSFVEDNTIPMSTLKYKLTDMAEIENPNAVKVVTDKNDFAIYFSRSVIPYPRNLNMDNYYKHVGIYGYKRDFVMEYAKMASTPLELSESLEQLRVLENGYKIKVLETPYKIIGVDTQEELERVREYITKNGLVID, via the coding sequence TTGAAATTTTTAGGAGTAATACCATCTAGATATGCATCTACAAGATTAGAGGGAAAACCTTTAAAAGATATATGTGGACATACTATGGTGGAATGGGTATATAAAAGAGCGTTAAAATCTAAATTAGATGGAGTAGTTGTAGCAACTGATGATGAGAGAATTGTTGATGAAGTAAAATCTTTTGGTGGAAATGTTATTTTAACAAGAAAAGATCATATTAATGGAACAAGTAGAATAGCTGAGGTATGTGAAACTTATACAGATTATGATGTAATTGTAAATATTCAAGGGGATGAACCATTAATAGAGCCAGATATGATCAACTCTATTATAGATTCATTTGTTGAGGACAATACAATCCCTATGAGTACATTAAAGTATAAGCTTACAGATATGGCAGAGATTGAAAATCCAAATGCAGTAAAAGTTGTAACAGATAAAAATGATTTTGCTATCTATTTTTCAAGAAGTGTAATTCCATATCCAAGAAATTTAAATATGGATAATTATTATAAACATGTGGGAATCTATGGATATAAGAGAGATTTTGTAATGGAATATGCTAAAATGGCATCAACACCATTGGAACTTTCTGAATCTTTAGAACAGTTAAGAGTTTTAGAAAATGGATATAAGATTAAAGTTTTAGAAACTCCATATAAGATAATAGGTGTAGATACACAAGAGGAATTAGAAAGAGTAAGAGAGTATATAACTAAAAATGGATTAGTTATTGACTAA
- a CDS encoding SpoIID/LytB domain-containing protein, translating into MSKKLKFILGAVLAFSLFTGCSNSDRKTYSIFKPSVQKPQHVKGRYELDYTFFKKNNLPIPENYKGNVVEYLLIGNDVHKEHRDEFFNEYNEDEVLAFFKDTKIKGYGDNSSYWRWKMTFTEDEFNNSVKYNLPIVYRSRPRDVLTLVGGEWKNLPITSNSIGEIKDVQVAARGKSGVITYLLITTTKNRYLVAKELNIRKLLTADKNSIKTGRVIGLYGARGGEDYRENPLRKNISLLPSAYLAIEKAWGKVTLYGGGNGHGVGMPQWTAYDLTKNYNYDYEDVLERYYPNTKIKNMYSIKGVEKNIRVGITNSGGGLDHTRVVMYSGGKLKIEGSGFKINVPINEKVEIVNIGNKLSIKVNGKQRVKTVNPVKLVGNGYYIRIVGLKRAHTTTPMYRGIMEIKPSRTSSKGIRVINEIYIEDYLKQVVPSEMPQSFGVEALKAQAVAARTYALSDYLKFRYKKEGFHVKDTTESQVYNNQKENEDANAAINATKGKVMIYKDKPVDAKYFSTSGGFMEAANYIW; encoded by the coding sequence ATGTCTAAAAAATTAAAATTTATTTTAGGAGCAGTTCTAGCATTTAGCTTATTTACTGGATGTTCAAACTCAGATAGAAAAACATATAGCATTTTTAAACCTAGTGTACAAAAGCCACAACATGTAAAGGGAAGATATGAGTTAGATTATACTTTCTTTAAGAAAAATAATCTTCCTATTCCAGAGAATTATAAGGGAAATGTTGTTGAATATCTTTTGATTGGAAATGATGTTCATAAGGAACATAGAGATGAGTTCTTTAATGAGTATAATGAAGATGAGGTATTAGCCTTTTTTAAAGATACTAAGATAAAAGGGTATGGAGATAATTCAAGTTATTGGAGATGGAAAATGACATTTACAGAGGATGAGTTTAATAATTCTGTTAAATATAATCTGCCAATAGTTTATAGATCTCGTCCTAGAGATGTGCTTACATTAGTAGGTGGAGAATGGAAAAATCTACCAATAACTTCTAATAGTATAGGAGAGATAAAGGATGTACAAGTTGCTGCTAGAGGGAAATCTGGGGTAATAACTTATCTATTAATAACAACTACTAAGAATAGATATTTAGTTGCTAAAGAGCTAAATATAAGAAAATTGTTGACTGCTGATAAAAATAGCATAAAAACTGGTAGAGTAATTGGACTTTATGGAGCTAGAGGTGGAGAAGATTATAGAGAGAATCCTTTGAGAAAAAATATTTCTCTTCTACCATCAGCTTATCTAGCAATAGAAAAAGCTTGGGGAAAGGTTACTCTATATGGTGGTGGAAATGGACATGGAGTTGGAATGCCACAATGGACAGCTTATGATCTAACTAAAAACTATAACTATGATTATGAAGATGTTTTAGAAAGATACTATCCAAATACTAAGATAAAAAATATGTATAGTATAAAGGGAGTAGAAAAAAATATAAGAGTAGGAATTACAAATAGTGGTGGTGGATTAGATCACACTAGAGTAGTTATGTATAGTGGTGGAAAGTTAAAAATAGAAGGTTCTGGTTTTAAAATTAATGTTCCTATAAATGAGAAAGTTGAAATAGTAAATATTGGAAATAAACTTTCTATAAAAGTTAATGGAAAACAGAGAGTAAAAACTGTAAATCCTGTAAAATTAGTAGGAAATGGTTATTATATAAGAATAGTAGGTCTAAAAAGAGCTCATACTACTACTCCTATGTATAGAGGAATTATGGAGATAAAACCTTCAAGAACTTCAAGTAAGGGAATAAGAGTAATAAATGAGATCTATATAGAAGATTATTTAAAACAAGTTGTTCCTAGTGAGATGCCACAAAGTTTTGGTGTTGAAGCATTAAAGGCTCAAGCAGTAGCAGCAAGAACTTATGCTCTAAGTGATTATCTAAAATTTAGATATAAAAAAGAGGGATTCCATGTAAAGGATACAACAGAAAGTCAAGTTTATAATAATCAAAAAGAGAATGAAGATGCTAATGCAGCAATAAATGCTACTAAAGGAAAGGTAATGATATATAAAGATAAACCTGTTGATGCTAAATATTTTTCTACTTCAGGTGGATTTATGGAAGCAGCAAATTATATATGGTAA
- a CDS encoding murein L,D-transpeptidase catalytic domain family protein: MNFGRKTLIFFIGILLSLTVFTKENNQFYAKNLYNEMKLNGLINYQAFSQAIDGFNKTKNKEKNILTIVDFSLPSTVKRMFVLDLDKKAILLQSYVAHGKNTGDLYAKSFSNKSNSNKSSVGLFLTEGSYNGRNGYSLRLNGLEKGVNDNAKKRNIVVHGADYANPKFIETSGRLGRSLGCFAVPESVNATIINTIKGKSILYVYSNAIKPQNQKYATL, from the coding sequence ATGAATTTTGGTAGAAAAACACTTATTTTTTTTATAGGAATTTTACTTTCTTTAACTGTTTTCACAAAGGAAAATAACCAATTTTATGCTAAAAATTTATATAATGAGATGAAATTAAATGGACTTATTAATTACCAAGCTTTTTCTCAAGCTATTGATGGTTTTAATAAGACTAAAAATAAAGAAAAAAATATTTTAACAATAGTGGATTTTTCTCTTCCATCTACTGTAAAGAGAATGTTTGTTTTAGATTTAGATAAAAAAGCTATTTTATTACAATCTTATGTAGCTCATGGAAAAAATACTGGTGATCTATATGCTAAAAGTTTTTCCAATAAATCTAATTCAAATAAAAGTTCAGTAGGACTTTTCCTTACTGAAGGATCATACAACGGAAGAAATGGTTATTCTCTAAGACTAAATGGTTTAGAAAAGGGAGTAAATGATAATGCTAAAAAAAGAAATATAGTTGTACACGGAGCAGATTATGCCAATCCAAAATTTATTGAAACTTCTGGAAGACTTGGAAGAAGTTTAGGTTGTTTTGCTGTTCCTGAAAGTGTTAATGCTACGATTATTAATACTATTAAAGGAAAGAGTATATTATATGTTTACTCTAATGCAATCAAACCTCAAAATCAAAAATATGCTACTTTATAG
- a CDS encoding hemolysin III family protein translates to MDYKELEERLNFITHYIGTGMAIAGCVALIVHAVRTGKIDYIVGSGTFGGALILMYSISGTYHLLPEGRAKNIFKILDHSAIYILISASYTPYILTVLTGTGRWVLFVFQWGLTILGILFKIKFVGRFQLLSTIIYIIMGWIVVFVFKDLKLNLNSISLNLLICGGIVYTIGAIFYSLKNIKFAHAIWHLFVIGGSVLNYLSIYNIVSF, encoded by the coding sequence ATGGACTATAAAGAATTAGAGGAAAGATTAAATTTTATAACTCATTACATAGGAACAGGAATGGCAATAGCAGGTTGTGTAGCTTTGATAGTACATGCAGTTAGAACAGGAAAGATAGATTATATAGTAGGAAGTGGAACTTTTGGTGGAGCATTAATTTTAATGTATAGTATTTCAGGAACTTATCATCTTCTTCCTGAAGGAAGAGCAAAAAATATATTTAAAATTTTAGATCATTCAGCAATATACATTTTGATCTCAGCATCGTATACTCCCTATATCCTAACAGTATTGACAGGAACAGGAAGATGGGTATTATTTGTATTTCAATGGGGATTGACAATTTTAGGAATTCTATTTAAAATTAAATTCGTAGGTAGATTTCAACTTTTGTCAACAATTATATATATTATAATGGGGTGGATAGTAGTTTTTGTATTTAAAGATCTAAAACTAAATCTTAATTCTATTTCATTAAATTTGCTTATTTGTGGTGGAATAGTATATACTATAGGTGCTATTTTTTATTCATTAAAAAACATAAAATTTGCCCATGCAATTTGGCATCTATTTGTAATAGGGGGAAGTGTATTAAACTATCTTTCAATTTATAATATTGTAAGTTTTTAA
- a CDS encoding response regulator transcription factor: MNILIVQRDREIQKYLKKGLKELGYTVEICSDRDDAYYHIKSDNYDLAILDIDIENGNGIELCSEIREINKKIGIIFLSSENDIEKKVQSLDSGADDYLTKPFSFIELAGRIRAILRRSEGNINKIENNLTIKNLKLDLLTREAKRGNRDIELTYREFALLEYLIRNKNLVLSRTMIREKIWNMNYTANTNIVDVYMTHLRNKIDKGEEEKIIYTVRGVGYILKG; the protein is encoded by the coding sequence ATGAATATTTTAATAGTGCAAAGAGATAGAGAGATACAAAAATATCTGAAAAAAGGTTTAAAAGAGTTAGGTTATACAGTGGAAATATGTTCAGATAGAGATGATGCTTACTATCATATTAAAAGTGATAATTATGATTTAGCTATTTTAGATATTGATATAGAGAATGGAAATGGGATAGAGTTATGCTCTGAAATAAGGGAGATCAATAAAAAAATAGGTATAATATTTTTATCTAGTGAAAATGATATAGAAAAAAAGGTTCAAAGTTTGGATAGTGGAGCTGATGACTATTTAACTAAGCCATTTTCTTTTATTGAATTAGCAGGAAGAATTCGAGCGATTCTTAGAAGATCTGAAGGAAATATCAATAAGATAGAGAATAATTTAACAATAAAAAATTTAAAGCTAGATCTTTTAACTAGAGAGGCAAAAAGAGGGAATAGAGATATAGAGTTAACTTATAGAGAGTTTGCCCTTCTTGAGTACTTAATAAGAAATAAAAATCTTGTTTTAAGTAGAACGATGATAAGAGAAAAAATTTGGAATATGAACTACACAGCAAATACAAATATTGTAGATGTGTATATGACTCATCTTAGAAATAAAATTGATAAGGGAGAAGAGGAGAAGATTATCTATACTGTAAGAGGAGTTGGATATATATTAAAAGGATAG
- a CDS encoding AMP-binding protein: MRLLYDRNKAAIIYKDREYSYKELLTGIKYYSTLLNIKKDSKVVVYVENRPEIIQSFFSIWEKQGIAIVLDAGYTPEQLLYVFNDAEPEYIYVTNKNYKNAVAAKEMYGKSLEIINIDNIVVPKEFQPDNYELNVDNVEDTAVILYTSGTTGNPKGVMLSYKNLLSNVNAIKAINLVDETDRVLAILPYHHVFPLNINLLMTIYFGTLVVILDELSSEALRHALREYKISVIIGVPRVWEMLHKAIMNKINSSWITKKIFKICQSINSKALSRLVFKKVYNELGGSLRVMASGGAKLDPEVSRDYLTLGLPMIEGYGLTETSPIIAFNKPTNVKAGTVGEIIPDVEVKIAEDGEILVKGANVMKGYYNNPTATKEVIDENGFFHTGDLGKFDGGHLVIVGRKKEMIVLSNGKNINPADIENEIMKGTDLIKEIAVMEDNNHLMAVVYPDFDLIKHRNITNIKESLKWEIIDKYNVTAPKYRKILEVKIVKNELPKTKLGKVRRFMLNDFLKGEVVEEGAEGTVVNQQSKKEIEVPEELKEIYTTLKENIEKNYDAQVTPDAHLELDLGLDSLDIVEILSFVENSYGVKIKEEEFTNIKNVLTLAEFIKNHGGTFSNVEIDWKNILNERIDIDLPKSAWVGKLIRIITKPIFSLYFSLKKESQDKISNKPAIYIGNHQSFLDALMFNQAIPMKMMNDTYYIATVVHFDTPLRRYLADRGNVLIVDINKNLKETLQVSAEVLREGKNLVIFPEGARTRDGELQEFKKTFAILSKELNVPVVPFGIKGAYKAMPYGSKFPSMYPIKIKFFDKICPENLTIEEIVEKSKEEIESWLTK; encoded by the coding sequence ATGAGATTATTATATGACAGAAATAAGGCAGCAATAATTTACAAGGATAGGGAGTATTCATATAAGGAGTTATTAACAGGGATAAAATACTATTCAACTTTATTAAATATAAAGAAAGATAGTAAAGTAGTGGTATATGTAGAAAATAGACCAGAGATAATACAATCTTTTTTCTCTATCTGGGAAAAACAAGGGATAGCAATAGTGTTAGATGCTGGATACACTCCAGAACAACTTTTATATGTTTTTAATGATGCAGAGCCAGAGTATATCTATGTAACAAATAAAAACTATAAAAATGCTGTTGCAGCAAAAGAGATGTATGGAAAATCTCTTGAGATAATAAATATAGATAATATAGTAGTACCTAAAGAGTTTCAACCTGACAATTATGAATTAAATGTCGATAATGTAGAGGATACAGCAGTAATTTTATACACTTCAGGAACAACAGGAAATCCTAAAGGAGTTATGTTATCATATAAAAACTTGTTATCCAATGTAAATGCTATAAAAGCTATAAATTTAGTTGATGAAACAGATAGAGTACTAGCTATTCTTCCATATCATCATGTATTCCCATTAAATATTAATTTATTAATGACAATATATTTTGGAACATTGGTAGTTATCTTAGATGAGTTATCATCAGAGGCTCTTCGTCATGCACTTAGAGAGTATAAGATAAGTGTAATAATTGGAGTACCAAGAGTTTGGGAGATGTTACACAAAGCTATTATGAATAAAATTAATAGTAGTTGGATAACTAAAAAGATATTTAAAATTTGTCAATCTATAAATAGTAAAGCTTTAAGTAGACTTGTATTTAAGAAAGTATATAATGAGCTTGGAGGCTCATTAAGAGTTATGGCATCTGGAGGGGCTAAGTTAGATCCAGAGGTTTCAAGAGATTATCTAACTTTAGGCTTGCCAATGATAGAAGGATATGGACTTACAGAAACTTCACCTATTATAGCATTTAATAAACCTACTAATGTAAAAGCTGGAACTGTTGGAGAGATTATCCCAGATGTAGAGGTAAAAATAGCTGAGGATGGAGAGATTCTTGTAAAAGGTGCCAATGTAATGAAGGGGTACTATAATAATCCTACTGCAACTAAAGAGGTTATTGATGAAAATGGATTTTTCCATACTGGAGATTTAGGAAAATTTGATGGGGGTCACCTTGTAATAGTTGGAAGAAAAAAAGAGATGATAGTATTATCAAATGGTAAAAATATAAACCCAGCAGATATTGAAAATGAGATTATGAAGGGAACTGATCTTATAAAAGAGATAGCTGTAATGGAGGATAATAATCACTTGATGGCAGTTGTATATCCTGATTTTGATTTGATTAAACACAGAAATATAACTAATATAAAAGAAAGTTTAAAATGGGAGATAATTGATAAATATAATGTAACAGCTCCTAAATATAGAAAAATTTTAGAAGTAAAAATTGTTAAAAACGAACTTCCTAAAACAAAACTTGGAAAAGTAAGAAGATTTATGTTAAATGATTTCTTAAAAGGGGAAGTTGTAGAAGAGGGAGCAGAGGGAACAGTAGTAAATCAACAATCTAAAAAAGAGATTGAAGTTCCTGAAGAACTAAAAGAAATCTATACAACATTAAAAGAGAATATTGAGAAAAACTATGACGCTCAAGTTACTCCAGATGCTCACTTAGAATTAGATCTAGGATTAGATTCATTAGATATAGTTGAGATATTATCTTTTGTAGAAAATAGTTATGGAGTAAAAATAAAAGAAGAGGAATTTACAAATATAAAAAATGTCTTAACTTTAGCAGAGTTTATTAAAAATCATGGTGGAACATTTAGCAATGTTGAGATAGATTGGAAAAATATTTTAAATGAGAGAATAGATATTGATCTTCCAAAATCGGCTTGGGTAGGAAAATTAATAAGAATTATAACTAAACCAATTTTCTCTCTATATTTTAGTTTGAAAAAAGAGTCACAAGATAAGATTTCAAATAAACCAGCTATTTATATAGGAAACCATCAAAGTTTCCTAGATGCTCTTATGTTTAATCAAGCTATACCAATGAAGATGATGAATGATACTTATTATATAGCAACAGTAGTGCATTTTGATACTCCGCTTAGAAGATATTTAGCAGATAGAGGAAATGTTTTAATAGTAGATATTAATAAAAATCTAAAGGAAACTCTACAAGTATCAGCTGAAGTTTTAAGAGAGGGTAAAAATTTAGTTATATTCCCAGAGGGAGCAAGAACAAGAGATGGAGAGTTACAAGAGTTCAAAAAGACTTTTGCAATTTTATCTAAAGAATTAAATGTGCCAGTAGTACCATTTGGAATAAAAGGGGCATATAAGGCTATGCCATATGGAAGTAAATTCCCAAGTATGTATCCTATTAAGATAAAATTCTTTGATAAAATTTGTCCTGAAAATCTAACAATTGAAGAGATTGTAGAGAAGAGTAAGGAAGAGATTGAAAGTTGGTTAACTAAGTAA
- a CDS encoding serine hydrolase, with amino-acid sequence MEKKIKEILSKCSGIFSVVIKDSFGNRISINEDKVFLSASIIKLYILSCIPKSDYNKAIKLEDRDKVEGNGLLKSLNSGLEFTVKDLAYFMICLSDNTATNILIDYLGMENINRFIKENGYCDTVLGRKMLDIEAVKMGKDNFTSPKDSEKVLDILCNDKDCLDMLKNQACNNKLHLYIPEEEILAHKTGELPSVEHDVGRLYLKNGWVDILVFTQDLKKNIDGILINNEIGKIVYEYYKNRGY; translated from the coding sequence ATGGAAAAGAAAATAAAAGAGATACTATCTAAATGTAGTGGAATATTTAGTGTGGTAATAAAAGATTCTTTTGGAAATAGAATATCAATAAATGAAGATAAAGTTTTTTTATCAGCAAGTATAATAAAATTGTATATATTAAGTTGTATACCGAAATCAGATTATAATAAAGCAATTAAATTAGAAGATAGAGATAAAGTAGAAGGAAATGGCTTGTTAAAATCTTTGAATAGTGGCTTAGAATTTACAGTAAAAGATCTAGCATATTTTATGATATGTTTAAGTGATAATACAGCTACTAATATTTTAATAGACTATCTAGGAATGGAGAATATCAATAGATTTATAAAAGAAAATGGTTATTGTGATACTGTTTTAGGTAGAAAGATGCTGGATATAGAAGCCGTAAAAATGGGAAAAGATAATTTTACCTCTCCTAAAGATAGTGAAAAAGTATTAGATATTTTATGCAATGATAAGGATTGTTTAGATATGTTAAAAAATCAAGCCTGTAATAATAAGTTGCATCTATATATTCCAGAAGAAGAGATACTAGCACATAAAACAGGAGAGTTACCATCTGTTGAGCACGATGTTGGAAGGTTATATTTAAAAAATGGCTGGGTTGATATATTGGTTTTTACTCAAGATTTAAAAAAGAATATAGATGGAATACTTATAAATAATGAGATAGGAAAAATTGTTTATGAGTATTATAAAAATAGAGGCTATTAA